The stretch of DNA TATCGTTCCTGTTTCTCGACGAACGAGATTCGAATTTCAATACAAaacaaaaatatcgaaagtgCCCTGGTTCAAACAATTTGTTGTCCTATCGAGAAGAATGTTATTACAGTTACGTAGAAATAAGGtgcaaaataattataaaatttaacgaACGGAAGATTTTGGAAGAAATCGTTACGTTACGTAACGTAACAAATGCTTAATATTTAATGCTTAATATTTTGCAGAGTTATATGTACTTAAAAATAAGTTTATATATATTCCTGGGCTTCGTCGTTGGTAGTTTATTTTTAAACATTGGAAACGACGGATCGAAAACCTTATCCAACTTTACTTTCTGCTTTGCTTGTTTGATAATTCTCCTTTATGTACCTATGTCACCGGTATTAATGCACTGTAAGGAAACAATAATTACACGAGGCGAATCGATGATTCTTAATGTgcgtttatttaaaaaagataggTTGAACTGCCTAATGGATAATAACATTActacaaaattaaaaattaattaattaacaaataattaacaagttGCTAAGAATCCTTTGAATGGTAAAATATGAAAGAACGTCCGGCCGAATGTTCGACTACATTTTCGATCGATTATCCTCTATTATCTTACCAATTTTCATTGTTGTTTTCTTCAGATTCGATCATACTTTTTagctaattttaatattacagtTCCTTCGGAAGTGCAATTGGTTAAACGAGAATATTTCAACATGTGGTACGATTTAAGTCCCTATTATTGTGCATTTACAATAGTTAATATACCTGGACAGGTAAGAACATATTGCAGGTAATAGCATATTAGATTTCATCAAAAGTTATACAAAATGGCAACTTTATAAATCATTTAAAAAAACGAAACAACGTTCTAATCAATAAATCGACGTTGCAGATATTACTATCGTCGATATATTTATCGATGGTATATGTGATCACAAATCAACCTCTGGAGTTGTCCAGATGTGCAATGTTTTTTAGTATTTGCTTCATGTGCGCATTTATCGCGGAAAGTATGGCATTAGTTATAGCCAGCACGCTGAACGTCGTGGTATGTTTCGTATTATCCCTTTATTAGTAATGATAATATTATAACACCATGAGCTAATTGACGATTACCAACTAATATTTCGAAATCTTGACTATTCTCTCTGACGTTAATTATCTTTTAGAATTGTACGTTTGTTGGGCCTGTAATTTCCACTCCATTAGTGTTGGTAGCTATACAAGGAATCGGTGAAACGGAAAGTTTATCTATCTATCGCAAACTCATAATGTATCTAAGTTACATTCGATATGCTATAGAAGGTCTTCTAGTTGCTTTGTATGGTTACAACAGAGAAAAGCTATACTGTCCGCCTACGGAAATATTCTGCCCCTTCGGAACACCTCGACAAGTTTTACGAACAATGCGTAAGTCTGATAAAAGTACTTAAAAGgcttcaaaatatattatttgctGTAATACAATGTCTTAATTGTTGCTTCAGAGATGGAACATGTAGTTTTTTGGGTTGACATTATCGCTTTAATAATTATCCTTATCTGTCTAAGGGCTCTCTCTTATTATTTGCTTAGACAACGACTCAAGCCGAACAAAATGTTTCAAACACTTCATCTCATTGGAAGGATAATAAAAAATCATTTGAACATCGACTATTAAAACCTAGTCTTATTTGAAGtagaaatatacgaaatatttccGAAAAAGTAATCGATCATTTATGATTTTTTTTTCCGAATGTGATGAAAAGAAGATCACATaactaaatttaatttaatgaacTTATATTGTAATTACATATAAGCAAATCCATGGCTACTAGTGATTTTAAATGATTTTGTTCATTCTGCCACTAATTAGACGCAATC from Bombus affinis isolate iyBomAffi1 chromosome 3, iyBomAffi1.2, whole genome shotgun sequence encodes:
- the LOC126914284 gene encoding ATP-binding cassette sub-family G member 1-like isoform X1 → MSTKSESKEKQSCDGMQNTPVLPSYSKITTPIDIEFNDLTYTVPCGRKGTKVILRGICGQFKSGELTAILGPSGAGKSTLLNILAGYKSADSVTGRISINGQTRDEDYLKKMSCYIMQEDLLQPWLTVQEAMQFAVDLKLDNISQKAKSIAIDEILNILRLRHAKDTTTECLSGGERKRLSIALELVSNPPIVFLDEPTTGLDEISAAQCTDLLKSLVRLGRTIICSLHTPSASIFAKFDHIYVIAAGQCIYRSTVHNLVPFVRQIGIECPKHYNPADFVIEISAGEYGSEWIGRMINAVDAEFPIVPVSRRTRFEFQYKTKISKVPWFKQFVVLSRRMLLQLRRNKSYMYLKISLYIFLGFVVGSLFLNIGNDGSKTLSNFTFCFACLIILLYVPMSPVLMHFPSEVQLVKREYFNMWYDLSPYYCAFTIVNIPGQILLSSIYLSMVYVITNQPLELSRCAMFFSICFMCAFIAESMALVIASTLNVVNCTFVGPVISTPLVLVAIQGIGETESLSIYRKLIMYLSYIRYAIEGLLVALYGYNREKLYCPPTEIFCPFGTPRQVLRTMQMEHVVFWVDIIALIIILICLRALSYYLLRQRLKPNKMFQTLHLIGRIIKNHLNIDY
- the LOC126914284 gene encoding ATP-binding cassette sub-family G member 1-like isoform X3; this translates as MKGTKVILRGICGQFKSGELTAILGPSGAGKSTLLNILAGYKSADSVTGRISINGQTRDEDYLKKMSCYIMQEDLLQPWLTVQEAMQFAVDLKLDNISQKAKSIAIDEILNILRLRHAKDTTTECLSGGERKRLSIALELVSNPPIVFLDEPTTGLDEISAAQCTDLLKSLVRLGRTIICSLHTPSASIFAKFDHIYVIAAGQCIYRSTVHNLVPFVRQIGIECPKHYNPADFVIEISAGEYGSEWIGRMINAVDAEFPIVPVSRRTRFEFQYKTKISKVPWFKQFVVLSRRMLLQLRRNKSYMYLKISLYIFLGFVVGSLFLNIGNDGSKTLSNFTFCFACLIILLYVPMSPVLMHFPSEVQLVKREYFNMWYDLSPYYCAFTIVNIPGQILLSSIYLSMVYVITNQPLELSRCAMFFSICFMCAFIAESMALVIASTLNVVNCTFVGPVISTPLVLVAIQGIGETESLSIYRKLIMYLSYIRYAIEGLLVALYGYNREKLYCPPTEIFCPFGTPRQVLRTMQMEHVVFWVDIIALIIILICLRALSYYLLRQRLKPNKMFQTLHLIGRIIKNHLNIDY
- the LOC126914284 gene encoding ATP-binding cassette subfamily G member 4-like isoform X5 produces the protein MSCYIMQEDLLQPWLTVQEAMQFAVDLKLDNISQKAKSIAIDEILNILRLRHAKDTTTECLSGGERKRLSIALELVSNPPIVFLDEPTTGLDEISAAQCTDLLKSLVRLGRTIICSLHTPSASIFAKFDHIYVIAAGQCIYRSTVHNLVPFVRQIGIECPKHYNPADFVIEISAGEYGSEWIGRMINAVDAEFPIVPVSRRTRFEFQYKTKISKVPWFKQFVVLSRRMLLQLRRNKSYMYLKISLYIFLGFVVGSLFLNIGNDGSKTLSNFTFCFACLIILLYVPMSPVLMHFPSEVQLVKREYFNMWYDLSPYYCAFTIVNIPGQILLSSIYLSMVYVITNQPLELSRCAMFFSICFMCAFIAESMALVIASTLNVVNCTFVGPVISTPLVLVAIQGIGETESLSIYRKLIMYLSYIRYAIEGLLVALYGYNREKLYCPPTEIFCPFGTPRQVLRTMQMEHVVFWVDIIALIIILICLRALSYYLLRQRLKPNKMFQTLHLIGRIIKNHLNIDY
- the LOC126914284 gene encoding ATP-binding cassette subfamily G member 4-like isoform X4 → MKNLSSRSADSVTGRISINGQTRDEDYLKKMSCYIMQEDLLQPWLTVQEAMQFAVDLKLDNISQKAKSIAIDEILNILRLRHAKDTTTECLSGGERKRLSIALELVSNPPIVFLDEPTTGLDEISAAQCTDLLKSLVRLGRTIICSLHTPSASIFAKFDHIYVIAAGQCIYRSTVHNLVPFVRQIGIECPKHYNPADFVIEISAGEYGSEWIGRMINAVDAEFPIVPVSRRTRFEFQYKTKISKVPWFKQFVVLSRRMLLQLRRNKSYMYLKISLYIFLGFVVGSLFLNIGNDGSKTLSNFTFCFACLIILLYVPMSPVLMHFPSEVQLVKREYFNMWYDLSPYYCAFTIVNIPGQILLSSIYLSMVYVITNQPLELSRCAMFFSICFMCAFIAESMALVIASTLNVVNCTFVGPVISTPLVLVAIQGIGETESLSIYRKLIMYLSYIRYAIEGLLVALYGYNREKLYCPPTEIFCPFGTPRQVLRTMQMEHVVFWVDIIALIIILICLRALSYYLLRQRLKPNKMFQTLHLIGRIIKNHLNIDY
- the LOC126914284 gene encoding ATP-binding cassette sub-family G member 1-like isoform X6, with the protein product MHFIAHIFYILVARTMTVLKQEIQAFRRNDTSFLKIYEILNILRLRHAKDTTTECLSGGERKRLSIALELVSNPPIVFLDEPTTGLDEISAAQCTDLLKSLVRLGRTIICSLHTPSASIFAKFDHIYVIAAGQCIYRSTVHNLVPFVRQIGIECPKHYNPADFVIEISAGEYGSEWIGRMINAVDAEFPIVPVSRRTRFEFQYKTKISKVPWFKQFVVLSRRMLLQLRRNKSYMYLKISLYIFLGFVVGSLFLNIGNDGSKTLSNFTFCFACLIILLYVPMSPVLMHFPSEVQLVKREYFNMWYDLSPYYCAFTIVNIPGQILLSSIYLSMVYVITNQPLELSRCAMFFSICFMCAFIAESMALVIASTLNVVNCTFVGPVISTPLVLVAIQGIGETESLSIYRKLIMYLSYIRYAIEGLLVALYGYNREKLYCPPTEIFCPFGTPRQVLRTMQMEHVVFWVDIIALIIILICLRALSYYLLRQRLKPNKMFQTLHLIGRIIKNHLNIDY